A genomic window from Methanobrevibacter sp. includes:
- a CDS encoding ABC transporter permease, whose translation MFDNYKNKFIPLILPAVLIFFWYLITNAFGLFSSYILPGPLDVVNSAWVVIENGKLLTNTIDTLFKVFAGLILASIVAIPLGILLGWYKTLEDICTFVISVLRPIPPVAWIPFSILWFGIGTFPAVFIIFMGCVFPILVYTIDGVKRTDNVLVESAQTLGANDWNVLKRVVLPSTVPYIVSGLKVGIGIALMCTISAEMIGSSSGLGYMILTATNLFDTGTTVVGMIVIGLIGLVFDFVFSKAQDRIFW comes from the coding sequence ATGTTTGATAATTATAAGAATAAATTCATTCCACTGATTTTACCAGCAGTTTTAATATTCTTCTGGTATCTTATAACTAATGCATTTGGTTTGTTTTCATCATATATCTTACCCGGACCACTTGATGTAGTTAATTCTGCATGGGTAGTTATTGAAAATGGTAAGTTATTGACAAATACTATCGATACATTGTTTAAAGTATTTGCTGGTTTGATATTGGCATCCATAGTAGCTATTCCTCTTGGAATTTTGCTTGGATGGTATAAAACCTTAGAAGATATTTGTACTTTTGTTATCAGTGTTTTAAGACCAATTCCACCAGTTGCATGGATTCCATTTTCCATCTTATGGTTCGGAATAGGAACTTTCCCGGCAGTATTCATTATTTTTATGGGTTGTGTTTTCCCTATTTTAGTATATACTATTGACGGCGTTAAAAGAACAGATAATGTTTTAGTTGAATCTGCTCAAACACTTGGTGCTAATGATTGGAATGTTTTAAAAAGAGTAGTATTGCCTTCTACTGTTCCATATATTGTTTCTGGTTTAAAAGTAGGTATTGGTATTGCTTTAATGTGTACCATTTCTGCAGAAATGATTGGATCAAGTAGTGGTTTAGGTTATATGATTTTAACTGCAACAAACCTTTTCGATACTGGTACTACTGTTGTCGGTATGATTGTTATCGGTTTGATTGGACTTGTATTTGACTTTGTATTCAGCAAAGCTCAAGATAGGATTTTCTGGTAG